From a region of the Streptomyces tirandamycinicus genome:
- a CDS encoding exodeoxyribonuclease III has product MRIATFNVNSITARLPRLLAWLESSGTDVLCIQETKCTAEQFPVDALKELGYESAVNADGRWNGVAVVSRVGLDDVVKGLPGGPEYGGVQEPRALSATCGPVRVWSVYVPNGREVAHEHYTYKLAWLEALRSAVAEDAAAGRPFAVLGDYNIAPTDDDVWDRSFFEGMTHVTEPERAALAGLREAGLADVVPRPLKYDHPFTYWDYRQLCFPKNRGMRIDLVYGNEPFAKAVKDSYVDREERKGKGASDHAPVVVDLDL; this is encoded by the coding sequence ATGCGCATCGCCACCTTCAACGTCAATTCGATCACCGCCCGCCTGCCGCGGCTGCTCGCCTGGCTGGAGAGCAGCGGCACGGACGTGCTGTGCATCCAGGAGACCAAGTGCACCGCCGAGCAGTTCCCGGTGGACGCCCTGAAAGAGCTCGGCTACGAGTCCGCGGTCAACGCCGACGGCAGGTGGAACGGCGTGGCGGTGGTCTCCCGGGTGGGCCTCGACGACGTCGTGAAGGGTCTGCCCGGCGGCCCGGAGTACGGCGGCGTGCAGGAGCCGCGGGCGCTGAGCGCCACCTGCGGCCCGGTCCGCGTCTGGTCGGTGTACGTGCCGAACGGCCGCGAGGTCGCCCACGAGCACTACACCTACAAGCTGGCCTGGCTGGAGGCGCTGAGGTCCGCGGTCGCGGAGGACGCGGCGGCCGGCCGGCCGTTCGCGGTGCTCGGCGACTACAACATCGCGCCGACCGACGACGACGTGTGGGACAGGTCCTTCTTCGAGGGTATGACCCATGTGACCGAGCCGGAGCGTGCCGCCCTGGCCGGACTGCGCGAGGCGGGCCTCGCCGACGTGGTGCCGCGCCCGCTGAAGTACGACCACCCGTTCACGTACTGGGACTACCGCCAGCTGTGCTTCCCCAAGAACCGGGGTATGCGCATCGACCTGGTGTACGGCAACGAGCCGTTCGCCAAGGCCGTCAAGGACAGCTATGTCGACCGCGAGGAGCGCAAGGGCAAGGGCGCCTCGGACCATGCCCCCGTCGTGGTCGATCTGGACCTCTGA
- a CDS encoding DUF6278 family protein, producing MNIPFLDSWRRRHDGARSQSPASTAGGDPEGVAELLSECELLRARVGRQGLELDDTPASLEALDQLPPRWRDDPEELPWLGNDAGLYLGTVIVRTVRGAAWHVWPGGHPVVRLASGREVNVVEAGLDWAMHGSPELSQVYAEAAEA from the coding sequence ATGAACATCCCATTCTTGGACAGCTGGCGCAGAAGGCATGACGGTGCCCGCAGCCAGTCGCCGGCGTCCACGGCCGGGGGCGACCCGGAGGGCGTGGCGGAGCTGCTGTCCGAGTGCGAGCTGCTGCGGGCCAGGGTGGGCCGGCAGGGGCTCGAACTGGACGACACCCCGGCCTCGTTGGAGGCGCTCGACCAGTTGCCGCCGCGCTGGCGGGACGACCCGGAGGAGCTTCCCTGGCTGGGGAACGACGCGGGGCTCTACCTGGGCACGGTGATCGTCCGTACCGTGCGGGGCGCCGCCTGGCACGTCTGGCCGGGCGGCCACCCCGTGGTCCGGCTCGCCTCCGGGCGCGAGGTCAACGTGGTGGAGGCGGGACTCGACTGGGCGATGCACGGATCGCCCGAGCTGTCCCAGGTGTACGCGGAGGCGGCCGAAGCCTGA
- a CDS encoding CocE/NonD family hydrolase translates to MGHPHKALRTSMTGAVSAALLAGAAVGLAPAAPAAAAGTPAAPGIRFVDIHGDGGTVLKANVVTPAGAGGSRTYPVVVLPTSWATPQVEYLAQARKLAGAGFVVVTYNVRGFWQSGGNIEVAGPPDIADARKVVDWALANTPADPSRVGMAGMSYAAGISLLAAAHDDRIRAVAALSGWADLTDSIYSGRTQHRQAAGLLLGTGYLTGRPGPELRQFAKDFLGANLEKEDEMLAWGEKRSPSAHVDRINRNGTAVMLANAWGDTVFPPNQYAEFYERLTVPKRLEFRPGDHATAEAPGLLGLPNDVWDGARRWLDHHLKGTDNGVDREPPVRIMSRSGGAYETYPDWKSVGADARKIALGGTETIRANVDSGANGGIAMLSGTLDQFAKLPPTASIPLLPRWFAAVWRSERHGSPQRIRGTAKLHTTVTSTKESGTLVAYLYDVGPLGLGKLVSHAPYTFHGRTPGKPFPVDLELFSTAYDVPAGHRLALVVDTVDPLYIEHNPSGARLTFSSPATDPSYVSVPLREQ, encoded by the coding sequence ATGGGACACCCCCACAAGGCCCTGCGCACCTCGATGACCGGCGCCGTCTCCGCGGCGCTGCTGGCCGGGGCCGCCGTCGGGCTCGCCCCGGCCGCTCCCGCGGCGGCCGCCGGGACCCCGGCCGCACCCGGTATACGGTTCGTCGACATCCACGGTGACGGCGGCACCGTCCTCAAGGCCAACGTCGTCACCCCGGCCGGCGCCGGCGGTTCCCGCACGTACCCGGTGGTCGTCCTCCCCACCAGCTGGGCCACGCCCCAGGTCGAGTACCTCGCGCAGGCCAGGAAACTCGCCGGCGCCGGCTTCGTCGTGGTCACCTACAACGTCCGCGGCTTCTGGCAGTCCGGCGGGAACATCGAGGTCGCCGGGCCGCCGGACATCGCCGACGCGCGCAAGGTCGTCGACTGGGCGCTCGCCAACACCCCGGCCGACCCGTCCAGGGTGGGCATGGCGGGCATGTCGTACGCGGCCGGCATCAGCCTGCTCGCCGCCGCGCACGACGACCGGATCAGGGCCGTGGCGGCGCTCAGCGGCTGGGCCGACCTCACCGACTCCATCTACAGCGGCCGCACCCAGCACCGCCAGGCCGCCGGCCTGCTGCTGGGCACGGGCTACCTCACGGGGCGCCCCGGCCCCGAGCTCCGGCAGTTCGCCAAGGACTTCCTCGGTGCGAACCTGGAGAAGGAGGACGAGATGCTGGCGTGGGGGGAGAAGCGCTCCCCCTCCGCCCATGTCGACCGGATCAACCGGAACGGCACGGCCGTCATGCTGGCGAACGCCTGGGGCGACACCGTCTTCCCGCCGAACCAGTACGCCGAGTTCTACGAGCGGCTCACCGTGCCCAAGCGCCTGGAGTTCCGCCCGGGCGACCACGCGACCGCCGAGGCGCCGGGTCTCCTCGGCCTGCCCAACGACGTCTGGGACGGCGCCCGCCGGTGGCTGGACCACCATCTCAAGGGCACCGACAACGGAGTGGACCGCGAACCGCCCGTACGCATCATGTCGCGCTCCGGCGGGGCGTACGAGACCTACCCGGACTGGAAGTCGGTGGGCGCCGACGCCCGCAAGATCGCCCTGGGCGGCACGGAGACGATCCGCGCGAACGTCGACTCGGGAGCCAACGGCGGCATCGCGATGCTCTCCGGCACCCTGGACCAGTTCGCGAAGCTGCCCCCCACCGCCTCGATCCCGCTGCTCCCCCGGTGGTTCGCCGCGGTCTGGCGGTCCGAACGCCACGGCTCCCCCCAGCGGATCAGGGGTACGGCGAAGCTCCACACCACGGTCACCAGCACCAAGGAGAGCGGCACCCTCGTCGCGTACCTCTACGACGTGGGGCCGCTCGGCCTCGGCAAGCTGGTCAGCCATGCGCCCTACACGTTCCACGGCCGGACGCCGGGCAAGCCGTTCCCCGTAGACCTGGAGCTGTTCTCCACCGCCTACGACGTCCCGGCCGGCCACCGTCTGGCCCTGGTCGTCGACACAGTCGACCCGCTCTACATCGAGCACAACCCGTCCGGCGCACGGCTGACCTTCTCCTCACCCGCGACCGACCCCTCGTACGTGTCGGTCCCGTTGCGCGAGCAGTGA
- a CDS encoding alpha/beta fold hydrolase, with protein MTPFVLPHTLLGDGPHRVVAVHGWLADRDAFATVRPDLDLESFTYAFADLRGYGEAMGTPGSHTTGEGAADVLSLAGRLCWDRFSLVGHSMGGAVAQRAAALAPDRVRRIVGISPVPANGLPMPPEQWALFADAAEHPENRRVIVDLSTGSVRPGAWLDRMVRRSLERSDPKAFRAWLDSWAGEDFHTEVDGSAVPALAVTGALDPAITARLLRDTWMRSYPNGELAELAHAGHYAMDETPLQLIRIVEDFLRADG; from the coding sequence GTGACACCCTTCGTGCTCCCGCACACGCTCCTCGGCGACGGCCCGCACCGGGTCGTGGCCGTCCACGGCTGGCTCGCCGACCGCGACGCCTTCGCCACCGTGCGCCCCGACCTCGACCTGGAGTCGTTCACCTACGCGTTCGCCGATCTGCGCGGCTACGGCGAGGCCATGGGCACACCGGGCAGCCACACCACCGGCGAGGGCGCCGCCGACGTCCTCTCCCTCGCGGGCCGGCTCTGCTGGGACCGCTTCTCGCTGGTCGGGCACTCCATGGGGGGAGCCGTGGCACAGCGCGCCGCCGCCCTCGCACCGGACCGGGTACGGCGGATCGTCGGCATCTCCCCGGTCCCGGCGAACGGGCTGCCGATGCCACCGGAACAGTGGGCCCTCTTCGCCGACGCCGCCGAGCACCCCGAGAACCGCCGTGTCATCGTCGACCTCAGCACCGGCTCGGTACGGCCCGGCGCCTGGCTGGACCGCATGGTCCGCAGATCCCTGGAGCGCAGCGACCCCAAGGCGTTCCGCGCCTGGCTGGACTCATGGGCCGGCGAGGACTTCCACACCGAGGTCGACGGATCGGCCGTCCCCGCGCTCGCCGTCACCGGTGCGCTCGACCCGGCCATCACCGCCCGGCTGCTGCGGGACACCTGGATGCGCTCGTACCCGAACGGCGAACTCGCCGAACTGGCCCACGCCGGCCACTACGCCATGGACGAGACCCCGCTCCAGCTCATCCGCATCGTCGAGGACTTCCTCCGGGCGGACGGATGA
- a CDS encoding cytochrome P450: protein MSPGPVPGGPGAPGVPGVPDVFDPRRYAAGLPHAAFRELRDRHPVSWQAEYEVLGWPPGPGFWAVTRHADVVHVLRDHGTYSSWAGATQIRDPDPADLPFIRRMMLNQDPGPRGPAGPGQGDGAAGEGRSGHGRLRRLVSRAFTPGRVARFTGAARARARELLGAARATGPVVDLVTAVTDDYALLNLADLLGVPESDRGLLLTWTERVIGYQDPDEPPVLDADGRPVNPRSPAMLKEMFDYARELAAYKRRAPGDDVMTALAGSGLHDGELEMFFFLLTVAGNDTVRSAAPGGLLALAVHPDQQRRLRSGEAAPDTAVEELLRWHPPVLSFRRTATRDTTLAGQDVRAGDKVVVFHASANYDDRVFDAPHRLDLTRAPNPHVSFGEGPHVCLGAHFARLQLRVLHEEARALLPPFTLAAEPRRLVSNFVNGVKSLPLDLSRGG from the coding sequence ATGAGCCCGGGGCCCGTCCCCGGCGGCCCCGGGGCCCCCGGCGTTCCCGGCGTCCCCGATGTATTCGACCCGCGCCGGTACGCGGCCGGACTGCCGCACGCCGCCTTCCGGGAGCTGCGCGACCGACACCCCGTCTCCTGGCAGGCCGAGTACGAGGTGCTGGGCTGGCCCCCGGGGCCCGGATTCTGGGCCGTGACCCGGCACGCCGACGTCGTGCACGTCCTCAGGGACCACGGAACGTACTCGTCCTGGGCCGGTGCCACCCAGATCCGCGACCCCGACCCGGCCGATCTGCCCTTCATCCGCCGCATGATGCTCAACCAGGACCCGGGTCCCCGCGGCCCGGCAGGACCCGGGCAGGGGGACGGCGCGGCGGGGGAGGGCCGCTCCGGCCACGGCCGGCTCCGGCGCCTCGTCAGCCGGGCCTTCACCCCCGGCCGCGTCGCCCGGTTCACCGGCGCCGCCCGCGCCCGCGCCCGGGAACTGCTCGGCGCCGCCCGCGCGACCGGGCCCGTCGTCGACCTCGTCACCGCCGTCACCGACGACTACGCACTCCTCAACCTCGCCGACCTGCTGGGCGTCCCGGAGAGCGACCGGGGGCTGCTGCTGACGTGGACGGAGCGCGTCATCGGCTACCAGGACCCGGACGAGCCACCCGTGCTCGACGCGGACGGCAGACCCGTCAACCCGCGCTCGCCCGCGATGCTCAAGGAGATGTTCGACTACGCCCGCGAGCTGGCGGCGTACAAGAGGCGCGCCCCCGGCGACGACGTCATGACCGCGCTCGCCGGCAGCGGACTCCACGACGGCGAACTGGAGATGTTCTTCTTCCTCCTCACCGTCGCCGGGAACGACACCGTCCGCAGTGCCGCGCCCGGCGGCCTCCTCGCCCTCGCCGTCCACCCCGACCAGCAGCGGCGCCTGCGCTCCGGCGAGGCCGCACCGGACACCGCGGTCGAGGAACTGCTGCGCTGGCACCCGCCCGTGCTCTCGTTCCGCCGCACGGCGACCCGCGACACGACCCTCGCCGGCCAGGACGTCCGCGCCGGGGACAAGGTCGTCGTCTTCCACGCCTCGGCCAACTACGACGACCGCGTCTTCGACGCCCCCCACCGCCTGGACCTGACGCGCGCCCCCAACCCCCATGTCTCGTTCGGCGAGGGCCCGCACGTGTGCCTCGGCGCGCACTTCGCCCGCCTTCAGCTCCGGGTGCTCCACGAGGAGGCGCGTGCCCTGCTGCCGCCCTTCACCCTCGCCGCGGAGCCCCGGCGGCTGGTGTCCAACTTCGTCAACGGTGTGAAGTCGCTGCCGCTGGACCTGTCGAGAGGGGGGTGA
- the ggt gene encoding gamma-glutamyltransferase — MGRRVARHAPLTVVFTTLLAVLTAGAAAPPTQAPDPAAAPVKEPVATGYGGAVASVDPDASAAGIEVLRRGGNAVDAAVATAAALGVTEPYSAGIGGGGYFVYYDSRTRKVHTIDGRETAPRSADAALFQENGKPIPFAEGVTSGLSVGTPGTPATWDAALAAWGSRPLAQLLKPAERLARNGFTVDETFRSQTRANEARFRDFPASAELFLPGGRLPETGSVFRNPDLARTYAEIARKGTRVMYRGAVARDIVDTVRAPEVREGATRIVRPGDLTLRDLASYDTIRRQPTRVSYRGLDVYGMAPSSSGGTTVGEALNILEGTDLTGLSEAKYLHRFIEASRIAFADRGRWVGDPAFEDVPVRELLSQRYADSRACLIRDDAVLTSPLPPGDPRAPRPCSSSGRAAPTTYEGESTTHLTVADRWGNVVAYTLTIESTGGSAITVPGRGFLLNNELTDFSFAPADPAVHDPNLPGPGKRPRSSMSPTIVLDDRARPVLALGSPGGATIITTALQTLTGVVDRGLPLVDAIAAPRASQRNQTTTELEPGLWSSPLRAELEALGHAFRQNPEIGAATAVQRLPDGRWVAAAEKERRGGGSAMVVRPAGP; from the coding sequence ATGGGTCGCCGAGTCGCCCGTCACGCTCCGCTCACCGTCGTCTTCACCACCCTGCTGGCCGTGCTGACGGCCGGTGCCGCCGCGCCGCCGACGCAGGCGCCCGACCCGGCGGCCGCACCGGTGAAGGAGCCCGTGGCCACCGGGTACGGCGGAGCCGTCGCGAGCGTCGACCCCGACGCCTCGGCGGCGGGTATCGAGGTGCTGAGGCGCGGCGGGAACGCCGTGGACGCGGCCGTCGCCACCGCCGCGGCACTCGGGGTCACCGAGCCGTACTCCGCCGGCATCGGCGGTGGCGGCTACTTCGTCTACTACGACTCCCGGACGCGCAAGGTCCACACCATCGACGGGCGGGAGACCGCCCCGCGCTCGGCCGACGCCGCGCTGTTCCAGGAGAACGGCAAGCCCATCCCCTTCGCGGAGGGCGTCACCAGCGGTCTGAGCGTCGGCACCCCCGGCACCCCCGCGACCTGGGACGCGGCGCTCGCCGCCTGGGGCAGCCGCCCGCTGGCGCAGCTGCTGAAGCCCGCGGAACGGCTGGCGAGGAACGGCTTCACCGTCGACGAGACCTTCCGCAGCCAGACCCGGGCGAACGAGGCCCGGTTCCGGGACTTCCCGGCCAGCGCCGAGCTGTTCCTGCCCGGCGGCCGGCTGCCGGAGACCGGCTCGGTCTTCAGGAACCCCGACCTGGCCCGCACCTACGCGGAGATCGCCCGCAAGGGCACCCGGGTGATGTACCGGGGAGCCGTCGCCCGCGACATCGTCGACACCGTACGGGCCCCGGAGGTGCGCGAGGGCGCCACCCGAATCGTCCGGCCCGGCGACCTGACGCTCCGTGACCTCGCCTCGTACGACACGATCCGCAGGCAGCCGACGAGGGTGTCGTACCGGGGGCTCGACGTCTACGGCATGGCCCCTTCGTCGTCCGGCGGCACCACCGTCGGCGAGGCGCTGAACATCCTGGAGGGCACCGACCTCACCGGGCTGTCCGAGGCGAAGTACCTGCACCGCTTCATCGAGGCGAGCCGTATCGCCTTCGCCGACCGCGGGCGCTGGGTGGGCGACCCGGCCTTCGAGGACGTGCCGGTACGGGAGTTGCTCTCGCAGCGGTACGCGGACAGCCGGGCCTGCCTCATCCGCGACGACGCCGTCCTCACCAGCCCCCTCCCGCCAGGCGACCCCCGCGCCCCCCGGCCGTGCTCGTCGTCGGGCCGGGCCGCCCCGACGACGTACGAGGGGGAGAGCACGACCCACCTCACCGTCGCCGACCGGTGGGGCAACGTCGTCGCCTACACCCTGACGATCGAGTCGACCGGTGGCAGCGCCATCACCGTGCCCGGCCGGGGCTTCCTCCTGAACAACGAGCTGACGGACTTCTCCTTCGCCCCCGCCGACCCGGCCGTCCACGACCCGAACCTCCCCGGTCCCGGCAAGCGGCCGCGCTCCTCGATGTCCCCGACGATCGTCCTGGACGACCGCGCCCGGCCCGTGCTGGCACTCGGCTCCCCGGGCGGCGCGACGATCATCACCACGGCCCTGCAGACGCTCACCGGTGTCGTCGACCGCGGCCTGCCCCTGGTCGACGCGATCGCCGCCCCGCGTGCCAGCCAGCGCAACCAGACCACCACCGAGCTCGAACCGGGGCTGTGGAGCAGTCCGCTCAGGGCGGAGCTCGAAGCCCTGGGCCACGCCTTCCGCCAGAACCCGGAGATCGGGGCCGCGACCGCGGTGCAGCGCCTGCCGGACGGCCGCTGGGTGGCCGCGGCGGAGAAGGAGCGGCGCGGTGGCGGCTCGGCGATGGTGGTGCGCCCGGCGGGGCCGTAG
- a CDS encoding ferredoxin, whose product MRVVVDLNRCQGYAQCAFLAPDVFEMHGEEALLYKPRPDEAFREEVARAVAACPVQAILVDRSDETVTAREASDAR is encoded by the coding sequence GTGAGAGTTGTCGTCGATCTCAACCGGTGCCAGGGGTACGCGCAGTGCGCCTTCCTCGCCCCGGACGTCTTCGAAATGCACGGCGAGGAAGCGCTGCTGTACAAGCCCCGGCCCGACGAGGCGTTCCGGGAGGAGGTGGCCCGGGCCGTGGCCGCCTGCCCCGTCCAGGCCATCCTCGTGGACCGGTCCGACGAGACCGTGACCGCCCGGGAGGCCTCCGATGCCCGCTGA
- a CDS encoding NAD(P)/FAD-dependent oxidoreductase: MPADGYLERLKREGRIVVVGASLAGLRAAETLRTEGFAGTLTMVGDEPYEPYDRPPLSKGVLLGRTTPDHTALPRRRALEADWRLGTAATGLDMAAKRVRLDDGEEVEYDRLLITTGVRARPWPHDGEAGLDGVFVLRTRDDATALQKRLADGPRRVVVIGAGFTGSEIASACRERDIPVTVAERGASPLVGALGGVIGQVAAELQREHGVDLRTGVMVTGLEGDSAGRVRAAHLSDGSSVETDIVVVALGATRNTEWLAGSGLGAGPRGIACDAGCRAFDIRGIVTDDVFVAGDVARSPHPLFGYQFLSLEHWGNAVSQAETAAHNMLCESVDRRPHMWVPAFWSSQFGVNIKSVGVPSMGTELLISQGSLAERRFVGVYGYQDRVIGAVTFDQARWLPFYEHLIQTTAPFPPPFPTVDRRPEGARPVPADFPDPSVPTHGPTVTLSGYSPADRRMTFTPGRH, translated from the coding sequence ATGCCCGCTGACGGATACCTCGAACGGCTCAAGCGCGAAGGGCGCATCGTCGTCGTCGGCGCGTCCCTGGCCGGTCTCAGGGCCGCCGAGACCCTGCGGACGGAGGGCTTCGCCGGCACGCTCACGATGGTCGGCGACGAGCCCTACGAACCGTACGACCGGCCCCCGCTCTCCAAGGGCGTCCTGCTCGGCAGGACCACGCCGGACCACACCGCCCTGCCGCGGCGCCGGGCCCTGGAGGCCGACTGGCGGCTCGGCACGGCCGCGACCGGGCTGGACATGGCCGCCAAACGCGTCCGGCTGGACGACGGCGAGGAGGTCGAGTACGACCGGCTGCTGATCACCACCGGTGTCCGCGCCCGGCCGTGGCCGCACGACGGCGAGGCCGGACTCGACGGGGTCTTCGTGCTGCGGACCCGGGACGACGCGACCGCGCTGCAGAAGCGCCTCGCCGACGGGCCCCGCCGGGTGGTCGTCATCGGCGCGGGCTTCACCGGCTCGGAGATCGCCTCCGCCTGCCGGGAGCGGGACATCCCCGTGACGGTCGCGGAACGCGGAGCCTCGCCCCTGGTGGGCGCGCTCGGCGGGGTCATCGGCCAGGTGGCCGCCGAGCTGCAGCGCGAGCACGGGGTGGATCTGCGCACCGGCGTGATGGTGACCGGGCTCGAGGGCGACTCGGCCGGGCGGGTGCGTGCCGCCCATCTCTCCGACGGGTCCTCCGTCGAGACCGACATCGTGGTCGTCGCGCTCGGCGCGACGCGCAACACGGAGTGGCTCGCCGGATCGGGGCTCGGAGCCGGTCCCCGGGGCATCGCCTGTGACGCCGGCTGCCGCGCGTTCGACATCCGGGGCATCGTCACCGACGACGTCTTCGTCGCCGGTGACGTGGCGCGGTCGCCGCACCCGCTCTTCGGCTACCAGTTCCTGTCGCTGGAGCACTGGGGCAACGCCGTCAGCCAGGCAGAGACCGCCGCGCACAACATGCTCTGCGAGAGCGTCGACCGCCGCCCCCACATGTGGGTCCCGGCCTTCTGGTCCTCCCAGTTCGGCGTGAACATCAAGTCGGTGGGCGTGCCGTCCATGGGCACCGAACTCCTGATCTCCCAGGGTTCGCTCGCCGAACGGCGGTTCGTGGGGGTGTACGGGTACCAGGACCGCGTCATCGGTGCGGTCACCTTCGACCAGGCGCGCTGGCTGCCGTTCTACGAGCATCTGATCCAGACGACGGCGCCGTTCCCGCCGCCGTTCCCGACGGTGGACCGCCGCCCCGAGGGAGCACGGCCCGTACCGGCCGACTTCCCCGACCCGTCGGTGCCCACCCACGGACCCACCGTCACCCTCAGCGGCTACTCGCCGGCCGACCGGCGCATGACCTTCACCCCCGGCCGGCACTGA
- a CDS encoding cytochrome P450 — translation MTQGSLLRQILEYENRHDPYPLYAELRKTPVLNEDDGAYVVSTYHEVLSLLHDPRVSSDSRNMTQSAGIDLQDQQEEETTLPPSFIRLDPPEHDRLRRLTNTSFGPPHEPRRVHEMRGELGGIVSDLIGGIGDSGRIDLVEQFSYPFPVTVICRLLGVPREDEPRFHGWADTLAASLDPMPGEDPTERDKLTQKARTELGMYLAGLIEERRKNPQKDMLSELAVHKGPDGSMTTMELLSTAALLLVAGHETTVNLITNGMLTLLRNPQVLERLRTDPDLSVPLVEELLRFEPPVQLVPNRTTLADIEIAGVTIPKGASLWLVVAAGNRDPLRFEDPDRFDPDREDVRHLGFGSGVHSCFGAPLARLEAQVALSELARRLVNPRLLEDPPEYRRNAVLRGPRHLPIACDDIRP, via the coding sequence ATGACCCAAGGCAGCCTCCTGCGGCAGATCCTCGAGTACGAGAACCGGCACGACCCGTACCCGCTGTACGCGGAGCTCCGCAAGACGCCCGTGCTGAACGAGGACGACGGCGCGTACGTCGTGAGCACCTACCACGAGGTCCTGAGCCTGCTGCACGACCCGAGGGTCAGCTCCGACTCCCGCAACATGACCCAGTCGGCCGGCATCGACCTGCAGGACCAGCAGGAGGAGGAGACGACGCTGCCGCCCAGCTTCATCCGGCTCGACCCGCCGGAGCACGACCGGCTGCGCCGCCTGACGAACACCTCCTTCGGCCCGCCGCACGAGCCGCGCCGGGTGCACGAGATGCGCGGTGAACTGGGCGGGATCGTCTCGGATCTGATCGGCGGCATCGGCGACTCGGGCCGGATCGACCTGGTCGAGCAGTTCTCGTACCCGTTCCCGGTGACCGTGATCTGCCGTCTGCTCGGTGTGCCGCGCGAGGACGAGCCGCGCTTCCACGGCTGGGCCGACACCCTGGCGGCCAGCCTGGACCCGATGCCCGGCGAGGATCCGACCGAGCGGGACAAGCTCACCCAGAAGGCCCGTACCGAGCTCGGCATGTATCTGGCCGGGCTGATCGAGGAACGGCGCAAGAACCCGCAGAAGGACATGCTCTCCGAACTGGCCGTGCACAAGGGGCCGGACGGTTCCATGACCACGATGGAGCTGCTCAGCACCGCCGCGCTGCTGCTGGTCGCCGGTCACGAGACCACCGTGAACCTGATCACCAACGGCATGCTGACGCTGCTGCGCAACCCGCAGGTGCTGGAGCGCCTGCGTACCGACCCGGACCTGTCCGTCCCGCTCGTCGAGGAACTGCTGCGCTTCGAGCCGCCGGTACAGCTGGTGCCGAACCGCACGACCCTCGCGGACATCGAGATCGCCGGGGTCACCATCCCGAAGGGCGCCTCCCTGTGGCTGGTGGTGGCCGCGGGCAACCGCGACCCGCTGCGCTTTGAGGACCCGGACCGCTTCGACCCCGACCGCGAGGACGTCCGGCACCTGGGCTTCGGCAGCGGCGTCCACAGCTGCTTCGGTGCGCCTCTGGCCCGGCTGGAGGCCCAGGTCGCGCTGAGCGAACTCGCGCGCCGGCTGGTCAACCCGCGGCTGCTGGAGGACCCGCCCGAGTACCGGCGGAACGCGGTGCTGCGCGGGCCCCGTCATCTGCCGATCGCCTGCGACGACATCAGGCCGTGA
- the map gene encoding type I methionyl aminopeptidase: protein MVEIKTDTSLDAMRAAGRVVARALAAVRETAAVGVTARALDETARAVLREAGAASPFLGYRPSWAPAPFPAVVCVSVNDAIVHGIPDGYRLRDGDLVSVDCGAVLDGWVGDSAVSFTVGRARPADVRLTETAYEALEAGIAAAVVGHRIGDIAHAIGRVCRAAGYGIPSGYGGHGVGRAMHEAPDVPNEGRPGRGMPLRHGMVLAIEPMLIGGGGDGHRTDRDGWTVRTADGSRAAHAEHTVAVTDQGPRILTAP, encoded by the coding sequence ATGGTGGAGATCAAGACCGATACCTCGCTGGACGCCATGCGTGCCGCCGGCCGGGTCGTGGCCCGGGCCCTCGCCGCCGTGCGCGAGACGGCCGCGGTGGGCGTCACGGCGCGCGCCCTGGACGAGACCGCACGGGCGGTGCTGCGCGAGGCCGGCGCGGCCTCGCCGTTCCTCGGCTACCGCCCGTCCTGGGCCCCGGCGCCCTTCCCCGCGGTCGTCTGCGTGTCCGTCAACGACGCGATCGTGCACGGCATCCCGGACGGCTACCGGCTGCGCGACGGCGACCTCGTGAGTGTGGACTGCGGCGCGGTCCTGGACGGCTGGGTCGGCGACTCGGCCGTCAGTTTCACCGTGGGCCGGGCCCGTCCCGCGGACGTGCGCCTGACGGAGACCGCGTACGAGGCCCTGGAGGCCGGCATCGCCGCGGCGGTCGTCGGCCATCGCATCGGCGACATCGCCCACGCGATCGGCCGCGTCTGCCGGGCCGCGGGCTACGGCATCCCGAGCGGCTACGGCGGCCACGGCGTGGGCCGTGCGATGCACGAGGCCCCCGACGTCCCGAACGAGGGCCGCCCCGGGCGCGGCATGCCGCTGCGCCACGGCATGGTGCTCGCGATCGAGCCGATGCTCATCGGCGGCGGCGGCGACGGGCACCGGACGGACCGCGACGGCTGGACGGTGCGCACCGCGGACGGCTCCCGCGCGGCCCACGCGGAACACACGGTGGCCGTCACGGACCAGGGCCCCCGCATCCTGACCGCACCGTGA
- a CDS encoding helix-turn-helix domain-containing protein, protein MVRTPLTPEERERGERLGRLLREARGPRSMVEIAAAAGISAETLRKIETGRAPTPAFFTVAALAGVLGLSLDDLAARCALVPV, encoded by the coding sequence ATGGTTCGTACCCCCCTGACTCCCGAGGAACGCGAACGCGGCGAGCGGCTCGGGCGGTTGCTGCGCGAGGCCCGCGGCCCGCGGAGCATGGTGGAGATCGCCGCCGCCGCCGGGATCTCCGCCGAGACGCTGCGCAAGATCGAGACGGGCCGCGCCCCGACGCCCGCGTTCTTCACCGTGGCGGCCCTGGCCGGCGTGCTCGGCCTGTCCCTGGACGACCTGGCGGCGCGCTGCGCACTCGTCCCCGTGTGA